One Branchiostoma floridae strain S238N-H82 chromosome 15, Bfl_VNyyK, whole genome shotgun sequence DNA window includes the following coding sequences:
- the LOC118431841 gene encoding uncharacterized protein LOC118431841, translating to MSVPSRLRRHVDEEEVLDVLEANQRLSQLIQGVWEDFSKFKVKEREFMSELDGVSLSNGYTSLVTIRMIRGHVQRYPDLHPNLQTFLRMYDRLKEDGVNLVKRRIIPRMRRAQGFIPLSLRDAVNYWNSLDGTKRNLMDVSKRRASRARANATQYFATLSLLPEVIEAAAICRNTVARCCNDRSDWSPADPVPELHYRSDTESAESASV from the coding sequence ATGTCCGTGCCGTCGCGCCTGCGCAGACACGTGGACGAGGAAGAAGTCTTGGACGTTCTTGAGGCAAACCAGAGACTGTCTCAGCTGATCCAAGGCGTCTGGGAGGACTTCTCTAAGTTCAAGGTCAAGGAGCGTGAGTTCATGAGCGAGCTGGACGGCGTGTCGCTGTCCAACGGCTACACGAGTCTGGTGACGATACGGATGATCCGGGGTCACGTGCAGCGCTACCCGGACCTGCACCCGAACCTACAGACGTTTCTGCGCATGTACGACCGGTTAAAGGAGGACGGGGTGAACCTGGTGAAGCGGAGAATCATCCCGCGCATGCGCCGTGCGCAGGGGTTCATCCCGTTGTCTCTGCGCGACGCCGTGAACTACTGGAACTCGCTGGACGGCACCAAACGCAACCTGATGGACGTGTCGAAACGCCGCGCATCAAGAGCGCGGGCAAACGCAACACAGTACTTCGCGACGCTGAGCCTCCTACCCGAGGTGATCGAGGCGGCGGCGATCTGCAGGAACACCGTGGCGAGGTGCTGCAACGACCGGTCGGACTGGAGCCCCGCTGACCCCGTGCCCGAGCTGCACTACCGCAGCGACACCGAGTCGGCCGAGTCGGCATCTGTCTGA